From the genome of Sinanaerobacter sp. ZZT-01:
TGCCCATCAGCAAAGCCGTAGTACCAGTTTACTGCACCATAAGCATATCCTAAATAGGCTGAAAATAAGGCTAATATACTGATCAAACCAAGAATCAACTGCATAATACGTTTTGATATCATTTTGCTTTTCATATTTTTTTTCATTACATTATCTTTCATTATTTAAATTCACTCTTCTTTCTATATACATCAAATAGTTATATATCGTTTCGATATTTCTGTTTAAAAAAAATGCACTTCCTTTTCTTTTTATATAGAAATGTGCCCCTAATTGGAAATAGGCCTTATTTTTTGTTTAGTTCCTGTGTTGTCATTTTCATATTTTTTCTCCTTCGATTTGTATTAATAAGTTTTTGCACCAGTCAATTATAAATTGATAATAACGAATACCATAGACCATTGTAGAATACACAAAAGTTAACTGATTCACATCATATGCTTCTTCAAGATCCGATTTTTGTTTGCTTAACTGATTAAAACATAATTCTACTTCTGATATAAATGTTTTTAAATTTAATATTGCTTTTTCTTTAGGTAAATATTGATAGAAGTAGAAATGAACTAAATGCTCTTGTTTCGTTTTAGAAAAAACAATCGGGGTTTCAAGCCAGCTCAAAAAAGATGTCTTACCCATATCAGTAATGGCGTATAGTTTTTTGAATTTACTACTCTCAACAACTTCATGGCAACTGATGTAACCTTTTTCCTCTAACCTTTTTAGCGCTGGATAAATGCTTCCAAAACTAGCGTCAAAGAAATAAGATGTGCAGTTTGCCATCCACTGTTTTAAATCATACCCGCTCATTTCTTCTTTCATCAGAAATCCTAAGATTATGTATTCTAACATATGTTCTCCTTGTATCGTCAATATATATATATCGATTCGATATAATTAATATTATAATAGCAAACTTGGATTTGTCAATAGTGCCGCTTTCGCTTTATTGGTTCAGTTTTTGACAAATATATTTATTGTATTTCACTTTTTTTACCAACTCCTTTTGTTCCACTACTTTCCAGATTCGATATACAGTAGAAGTTATGGTAGTTGCAGTGGCTCCATACGTTAAAGCTTGGCTTATAAATGTATTTACCGTCAGAGATAGCTGAAAAGACACATATATTAATAATGGGGCAACATAAAAGAGTATTATGGTGAACCTGCCTATAAAATCAAAAACAAACATTGCGTTTACTCTCGAATGCCTTTTTAATAAAAATGAAGTGATTACAAATTCTATAAATTTAAAAAGAATAACTGTCAAAAACCAAAATGGTGCTATTTTTAGATAAATCAAAGTACCGTATGAAGCTACAATATAGAATAAATCTGCTACAACATCAAAAGTTGCACCGAAACGAGATGTGTTCCCCGAAATTCTAGCAGCTTTACCATCTGTAAAATCCGAAAGAAAAATAAGTAAAGAAATTACGATAGGAACCAATACTCTGCCAAGGTTGTTTAGAATATAAGCATTTAGTAGGCACGTTAAAATAACCCTAGATATCGTTATCAAGTTAGGAATCCTCTTAGTCATTCTTCGATAACTCCTTACCCAACTCATATGCTGTGTTTTCATTTTCTTCTTTCTTCAAATTCGTATCAAACTTAAATACTTTATAAGGTTTTACATCTTTAAGTGACTTTTCCATAGCATCAAACTCGTCCATACTGTTCATTGCTATTCCGGTAGAATACAGAACTACTTTTCCTAATGAATAATCCTTTATGCTCTTGATATAATCAATCAATGCTTTCGACGAATTTGACCAATAGGCAGGCGAACCGAATATAACAACCTGATAACTCGAAATATCATAAGTCAATTTTTTTCCTGGATAATTCATGGTTACTTCATATCCGCTATCGTTAAGCCCTTTAGCAATTTGATGAGCCATCCGGCTGGAAATATTCGAAATTGAGGGTTGATATATAATCAAAGCTTTACCAATTGGTTGTCCGTC
Proteins encoded in this window:
- a CDS encoding PadR family transcriptional regulator: MLEYIILGFLMKEEMSGYDLKQWMANCTSYFFDASFGSIYPALKRLEEKGYISCHEVVESSKFKKLYAITDMGKTSFLSWLETPIVFSKTKQEHLVHFYFYQYLPKEKAILNLKTFISEVELCFNQLSKQKSDLEEAYDVNQLTFVYSTMVYGIRYYQFIIDWCKNLLIQIEGEKI
- a CDS encoding CDP-alcohol phosphatidyltransferase family protein, with translation MTKRIPNLITISRVILTCLLNAYILNNLGRVLVPIVISLLIFLSDFTDGKAARISGNTSRFGATFDVVADLFYIVASYGTLIYLKIAPFWFLTVILFKFIEFVITSFLLKRHSRVNAMFVFDFIGRFTIILFYVAPLLIYVSFQLSLTVNTFISQALTYGATATTITSTVYRIWKVVEQKELVKKVKYNKYICQKLNQ
- a CDS encoding flavodoxin encodes the protein MIKKIFLVIGIIFVLLILCVVLFCLMILSTNLPKGNHEEVLKSDGQPIGKALIIYQPSISNISSRMAHQIAKGLNDSGYEVTMNYPGKKLTYDISSYQVVIFGSPAYWSNSSKALIDYIKSIKDYSLGKVVLYSTGIAMNSMDEFDAMEKSLKDVKPYKVFKFDTNLKKEENENTAYELGKELSKND